In a single window of the Sorangium aterium genome:
- a CDS encoding NAD-dependent epimerase/dehydratase family protein — MSKKKVLITGGAGFLGINLVRHLLERGYEVTSLDLLDFDYPERSSIREVRGDIRDAAAVDAAVKGHDFVVHTAAALPLYTAEEIYTTDVIGTRVVMSAARRHGVERAVHISSTAVYGIPDHHPLCEDDRLDGVGPYGQAKIQAEVVCLEERGRGLVVPIIRPKSFIGPERLGVFALLYDWALDGKGFPMIGDGKNRYQLLDVADLCEAIYLCMTKDASVANDTFNIGAKEFTTMGEDYQAVLDAVGKGKKIVPFPAAPAVLGLRALEAMGVSPLYKWVYETASKDSFVSIEKAERVLGYAPKYSNKDALVRNLEWYRAHRSEFESRSGVTHRVPWKQGAIGLLKTFF, encoded by the coding sequence ATGAGCAAGAAGAAGGTCCTGATCACGGGCGGCGCGGGCTTCCTCGGGATCAATCTGGTACGGCACCTGCTCGAGCGCGGCTATGAAGTCACGTCGCTCGATCTCCTGGACTTCGACTACCCCGAGCGGTCGAGCATCCGCGAGGTGCGCGGGGATATCCGTGACGCGGCGGCCGTCGACGCGGCGGTGAAGGGGCACGACTTTGTCGTGCACACCGCGGCCGCGCTGCCCCTGTACACGGCGGAGGAGATCTACACGACCGACGTGATCGGCACGCGCGTGGTCATGAGCGCCGCGCGCCGCCACGGCGTCGAGCGCGCGGTGCACATCTCCTCCACGGCCGTGTACGGCATCCCCGACCACCACCCGCTCTGCGAGGACGACCGGCTCGACGGCGTGGGTCCGTACGGACAGGCCAAGATCCAGGCCGAGGTCGTGTGCCTGGAGGAGCGCGGCCGGGGGCTCGTTGTGCCCATCATCCGGCCCAAGTCCTTCATCGGCCCGGAGCGGCTCGGGGTCTTCGCCCTGCTCTATGACTGGGCGCTCGACGGCAAGGGCTTCCCCATGATCGGCGACGGCAAGAACCGCTACCAGCTCCTCGACGTGGCCGATCTCTGCGAGGCCATCTACCTGTGCATGACGAAGGATGCGTCGGTCGCCAACGACACGTTCAATATCGGCGCGAAGGAGTTCACCACCATGGGCGAGGACTACCAGGCGGTGCTCGACGCGGTGGGCAAGGGCAAGAAGATCGTGCCCTTCCCGGCGGCGCCGGCGGTGCTCGGCCTGCGCGCGCTCGAGGCGATGGGCGTGTCGCCGCTCTACAAGTGGGTCTACGAGACGGCATCGAAGGACTCGTTCGTGTCGATCGAGAAGGCCGAGCGGGTGCTCGGCTACGCGCCGAAGTACTCGAACAAGGACGCGCTGGTGCGCAACCTCGAGTGGTACCGGGCGCACCGGAGCGAGTTCGAGAGCCGTTCGGGCGTGACCCATCGCGTGCCATGGAAGCAGGGCGCGATCGGCCTGTTGAAGACGTTCTTCTGA
- a CDS encoding phosphotransferase family protein, with protein sequence MSIEDDAPLLQVMSHLGLTRDALLGIGGEACVFALGGERVVRVHHPGTVRETVVRRAQLLEGFHEPASAVPFSIPRVLEMTELHGRLITFEQRFPGRPLLQVLGEAAGAERERLITCYLEASTHLRALRVSAAWYGDLCEAEPIRTPSYRAYLELRARKSLACAGSAFDGIDPARLAAALPEPERPSFVHMDFYPGNVLVEGQQVSAVIDFGGPPIVGDARLDPLSAVIYLTPFITTTATDRDRRLAREWLQAQHLDALFEPAERWLAARWSFATDDVRLHRWCRRVLLGHQGDP encoded by the coding sequence ATGAGCATCGAGGACGACGCGCCTCTGCTGCAGGTGATGAGCCATCTCGGCCTGACCCGGGATGCGCTGCTCGGCATCGGCGGTGAAGCCTGCGTGTTCGCACTGGGCGGCGAGCGGGTCGTGCGCGTCCACCATCCCGGGACCGTCCGGGAGACGGTCGTTCGACGAGCCCAGCTGCTCGAGGGCTTCCACGAGCCCGCGAGCGCGGTGCCGTTCTCGATCCCCCGTGTCCTGGAGATGACCGAGCTGCACGGCCGCCTCATCACATTCGAGCAGCGGTTCCCCGGGCGACCCCTCTTGCAGGTGCTCGGCGAGGCGGCCGGCGCCGAGCGTGAACGCCTCATCACCTGCTATCTCGAGGCCTCGACGCACCTTCGAGCCCTGCGGGTGAGCGCTGCGTGGTACGGCGATCTCTGCGAAGCCGAGCCGATCCGGACGCCCTCTTACCGCGCTTACCTCGAGCTGCGAGCAAGGAAGAGCCTGGCCTGCGCCGGGAGCGCGTTCGACGGCATCGATCCAGCGCGCCTGGCCGCGGCGCTGCCCGAGCCGGAGCGACCGAGCTTCGTGCACATGGACTTCTATCCAGGCAATGTGCTGGTCGAAGGCCAGCAGGTGAGCGCCGTCATCGACTTCGGGGGCCCACCCATCGTGGGAGACGCTCGGCTCGATCCCCTGTCGGCCGTCATCTACCTCACGCCGTTCATCACCACGACCGCCACGGATCGCGACCGACGCCTCGCCCGGGAGTGGCTGCAGGCGCAGCACCTCGACGCGCTGTTCGAGCCCGCAGAGCGATGGCTCGCCGCCCGCTGGTCGTTCGCGACCGACGACGTGCGCCTGCATCGATGGTGTCGACGCGTGTTGCTCGGACACCAGGGGGATCCGTGA
- a CDS encoding polysaccharide deacetylase family protein, whose product MLLLGTLHVSGCGGDDGEDTSSGTTGGQQTTSSNSSSSSSGGTPGSSSSSGGEPSTTSASTGGDGGADPAGTGGADPAGTGGSDPAGTGGAGAGGGGTGGGGDGGSLPDSGIPPAPGGGNVPKPAGGAGGFKVVDWAGFAGAVTYSFDDVNQTQIQHFDEMMALDVPFTFYVWTGKQEANNAVWKQALTRGHELANHTRSHSSNDNGSDTDAATKDMKDKYDVTPYTMAAPNGAGVYEGIARTRFMINRGVSNALIGPNDNSNPFVLPTYIPPTNASKAQMDSEVSSARSGKKWRTFCIHGFTGGNDGAYQPIPFQAWVDHVKAVKAYGDVWIGTMETIGAYWRGQKAITDGTNTKNGNDTTYNWTLPTNFPPGKYVRVTVTGGTLKQNGAPLKWDPHGYYEVALDAKSVTLSP is encoded by the coding sequence ATGTTGTTGCTGGGCACGCTGCACGTCAGCGGCTGCGGCGGTGATGACGGGGAGGATACCTCCAGCGGCACCACCGGTGGCCAGCAGACGACGAGCAGCAACAGCAGCAGCAGCAGCAGCGGCGGCACGCCGGGAAGCTCCTCCTCCAGCGGCGGGGAGCCCAGCACGACCTCGGCGTCGACCGGGGGCGACGGCGGCGCGGACCCGGCCGGCACCGGCGGCGCGGACCCGGCCGGCACCGGCGGCTCGGACCCGGCTGGCACCGGCGGAGCGGGTGCGGGTGGAGGTGGGACGGGCGGTGGCGGTGATGGGGGATCGCTGCCCGACTCCGGCATTCCGCCGGCGCCCGGCGGTGGCAATGTGCCGAAGCCGGCCGGCGGGGCGGGCGGGTTCAAGGTCGTCGACTGGGCCGGCTTCGCGGGCGCCGTGACGTACAGCTTCGACGACGTGAACCAGACCCAGATCCAGCACTTCGATGAGATGATGGCGCTCGACGTGCCGTTCACCTTCTACGTCTGGACCGGTAAGCAGGAAGCGAACAACGCGGTCTGGAAACAGGCGCTGACGCGCGGGCACGAGCTCGCCAACCACACGAGGAGCCACTCGAGCAACGACAACGGCTCCGATACGGACGCCGCGACGAAGGACATGAAGGACAAGTACGACGTCACGCCGTACACGATGGCGGCCCCGAACGGCGCGGGTGTATACGAGGGCATCGCCCGGACGCGCTTCATGATCAATCGCGGCGTGTCCAACGCCCTGATCGGCCCGAACGACAACAGCAATCCGTTCGTTCTGCCCACCTACATTCCCCCGACCAACGCCTCCAAGGCGCAGATGGACTCGGAGGTCTCGAGCGCGCGAAGCGGCAAGAAGTGGCGGACCTTCTGCATCCACGGCTTCACCGGCGGCAACGACGGCGCCTATCAGCCCATCCCGTTCCAGGCCTGGGTCGATCACGTCAAGGCCGTCAAGGCATACGGCGACGTGTGGATCGGCACCATGGAGACCATCGGTGCCTACTGGCGCGGCCAGAAGGCGATCACCGACGGCACCAACACCAAGAACGGGAACGACACGACCTACAACTGGACGCTCCCCACCAACTTCCCGCCGGGCAAGTACGTGCGCGTGACGGTCACCGGCGGCACGCTCAAGCAGAACGGCGCCCCGCTCAAGTGGGATCCGCACGGCTACTACGAAGTGGCGCTCGACGCGAAGTCCGTCACGCTCTCGCCGTGA
- a CDS encoding peptidylprolyl isomerase has translation MPDISGNTMGSFARLLREPVIHFLFIGALLFLGHRLVAGDPREIVVSTGLKADLERQFRDNMGRAPTAAELAEALDGWKRDEVLYREALREGLDRQDATVRVALAEKLRTRAAQPVAAREPTDAELDAWLASHRSKYETPLRYDFEVVTFPRSDPAAEEQRSTYRRALADGADPRTLGRPIVGGNLTRDSLADKFGPAVSESIGSSALATWQPLETQDSLLLVRVNQVSGGLPSREAIRAILTTDWAAARKKEAVDEFVKSLLAQYRFKENP, from the coding sequence ATGCCTGACATCAGCGGTAACACCATGGGGAGCTTCGCTCGGTTGCTCCGCGAACCAGTCATTCATTTCCTCTTCATCGGCGCGCTCTTGTTCCTCGGCCACCGGCTCGTCGCCGGCGATCCCAGGGAGATCGTCGTCAGCACGGGGCTGAAGGCGGACCTGGAACGGCAGTTCCGCGACAACATGGGGCGGGCGCCGACGGCGGCGGAGCTTGCGGAGGCGCTCGACGGGTGGAAGCGGGACGAGGTGCTCTACCGTGAGGCGCTGCGGGAGGGGCTCGATCGGCAGGATGCGACGGTGCGGGTCGCGCTGGCCGAGAAGCTGCGGACACGGGCGGCTCAGCCGGTGGCGGCGCGGGAGCCGACGGATGCAGAGCTGGACGCGTGGCTGGCTTCTCACCGGAGCAAGTATGAGACGCCGCTGCGGTACGATTTCGAGGTCGTGACCTTTCCCAGGAGCGATCCGGCGGCAGAGGAGCAGCGGTCGACGTATCGACGGGCGCTGGCCGACGGTGCGGACCCGAGGACGCTCGGTCGTCCGATCGTGGGTGGCAACCTCACCCGCGATTCACTCGCAGACAAGTTCGGACCGGCGGTCTCCGAGAGCATTGGCAGCTCGGCGCTCGCGACGTGGCAGCCCCTGGAGACCCAGGACAGCCTGCTGCTCGTGCGGGTCAACCAGGTAAGCGGGGGGCTGCCCAGCCGCGAGGCGATCCGCGCGATCCTCACCACCGACTGGGCCGCCGCAAGGAAGAAGGAAGCCGTCGACGAGTTCGTCAAGAGCCTCCTCGCGCAGTACAGATTCAAGGAGAATCCTTGA